Proteins found in one Miscanthus floridulus cultivar M001 chromosome 4, ASM1932011v1, whole genome shotgun sequence genomic segment:
- the LOC136550351 gene encoding protein FIZZY-RELATED 2-like isoform X1 — MFILWNACSSKVTKLCDLGVDDNVCSMGWAQCGTHLSVVCGLKWSYNNRQLASGGNDNRLGMVKTFLHKMADGTSTIRNVLADMLVHQSVHATGSSSRSQLVHRRHGGSPRASPVIDLNEACEPGYEEMEIEEHHGYRAPLGFNKSKRYLMEGDATAGPSQL, encoded by the exons ATGTTTATTTTGTGGAATGCATGCAGTAGCAAG GTCACCAAGCTTTGTGATTTGGGGGTGGATGACAATGTTTGTTCTATGGGTTGGGCACAGTGTGGCACTCACCTATCTGTAG TTTGTGGACTCAAGTGGTCTTATAACAATCGTCAGCTTGCATCAGGTGGCAATGATAACAGA CTGGGAATGGTGAAGACATTTTTACACAAAATGGCAGATGGAACTTCAACAATAAG AAATGTCCTGGCAGACATGTTGGTGCACCAGTCGGTTCATGCTACCGGGAGCTCCAGTAGAAGCCAGTTGGTGCACCGAAGGCATGGTGGTTCTCCAAGGGCATCTCCAGTGATTGACCTCAACGAGGCCTGTGAGCCG GGTTATGAGGAGATGGAAATCGAAGAGCACCATGGTTACAGGGCCCCTCTAGGCTTCAACAAGTCAAAGAGGTATCTGATGGAAGGTGATGCTACTGCCGGCCCAAGCCAG CTATGA
- the LOC136550351 gene encoding casein kinase 1-like protein 9 isoform X3, which translates to MAASVGPESIAMNVQTGEEVAVKLENVKTKHPQLHYESKLYMLLQGGTGIPHLKWYHVEGEYNVMVIDLFGPSLEDLFNYCSRKFSLKTLLMLADQMRSYLHAYYSRKVQQVCRVSTCLRWINFGIKLCDHGHLS; encoded by the exons ATGGCAGCATCAGTTGGCCCTGAGAGTATAG CTATGAATGTGCAGACTGGAGAGGAGGTCGCTGTCAAGCTG GAAAATGTCAAGACAAAGCACCCGCAGCTTCATTATGAGTCGAAGCTATACATGCTTCTCCAAGGAGGAA CTGGCATTCCACACCTGAAGTGGTACCACGTTGAGGGGGAGTATAATGTGATGGTGATTGATCTTTTTGGCCCTAGCCTTGAGGATTTGTTCAACTATTGCAGTAGGAAGTTCTCTCTGAAAACTCTGCTCATGCTTGCTGACCAAATG AGATCCTACCTACATGCCTACTATTCCAGAAAAGTACAACAAGTATGTCGTGTCTCAACATGCCTCCGATGGATCAACTTCGGAATCAAGCTTTGTGACCATGGACACCTTTCGTGA
- the LOC136550351 gene encoding uncharacterized protein isoform X2 encodes MAASVGPESIAMNVQTGEEVAVKLENVKTKHPQLHYESKLYMLLQGGTGIPHLKWYHVEGEYNVMVIDLFGPSLEDLFNYCSRKFSLKTLLMLADQMINRVEYMHQKGFLHRDIKPDNFLMGLVCLMKFVCCILLKHIFSGVSICVFLRHLTTMC; translated from the exons ATGGCAGCATCAGTTGGCCCTGAGAGTATAG CTATGAATGTGCAGACTGGAGAGGAGGTCGCTGTCAAGCTG GAAAATGTCAAGACAAAGCACCCGCAGCTTCATTATGAGTCGAAGCTATACATGCTTCTCCAAGGAGGAA CTGGCATTCCACACCTGAAGTGGTACCACGTTGAGGGGGAGTATAATGTGATGGTGATTGATCTTTTTGGCCCTAGCCTTGAGGATTTGTTCAACTATTGCAGTAGGAAGTTCTCTCTGAAAACTCTGCTCATGCTTGCTGACCAAATG ATTAATCGGGTTGAGTACATGCATCAAAAAGGGTTTCTTCACCGTGATATAAAACCTGATAATTTTCTTATGGGTCTTGTTTGCCTGATGAAATTTGTGTGTTGCATTCTCTTAAAACACATTTTTTCTGGTGTTTCAATTTGTGTGTTTCTTAGGCATCTAACAACCATGTGCTAA